A single genomic interval of Helianthus annuus cultivar XRQ/B chromosome 6, HanXRQr2.0-SUNRISE, whole genome shotgun sequence harbors:
- the LOC118479558 gene encoding uncharacterized protein LOC118479558, with amino-acid sequence MDDIFTNPFSDMYGFTVSSGGSGNPENDDSTSNNTNTNQIKEKRKEAWESESAFGTFNRPPKLMAIEDYTRWAIKFEEWLMAFAFPSWKSMKSGYAAGKNNGEVLRSNEEIDLFVAEQKCVALLFQSVREDIISLISYTNAKDLWDKLGKKCLGSKEILKNKTKLLKKEFDMFSCFKNESVCKMIERFGHLKLELARHDIKYPDEEIVDKLFDSLPDEMDWRYYALMLKNTIPPEELKPDVVIERLESHELELKKTYKVNHSYQQNPELYYPKSLMPKASSPKTAFSAENISPAPKENQSNSNKESHSGYHSGSTSIPTASTNRSDSKFSCNIAVDLKNAQNFDEESVKQQMVFLASVLESYEGLIAGKIGNTNLTKEDYDQIDPEEMELIDIQWAMASAKGHFKRECRNAYVEESENPFKDDYYKKAIYHQNKSEPPRIKQSEDNKGKSRALAVIYDDEGYDWSKEMLPEDDAIGYAFMASHNEPIQWKDNRTEQQKYEYRKMVAEAKIIRLSGVYEEATRANRWDPDRECYLDEYGNIAVDYKKIDIEAIIQEYKEEDEYWQHKWWGTPTSKMIEEEREKERREKEKIEEPVKIDTGMINTAQEMTAENLREMADKVLAVKALEVDSTPNSESKKQVSQTKSSTVSGNKNNCNADCKSCNKQCNFCTTVTYLNGEKIKKLTNNVRKLESQILDCDKESKESADQIKELKTENLKIKADHDKILLESRNVVEKFEKLKNVVKESDDRNGKTSKENEHLRAVLIIKEETINKQLDEIAKLKLKVQEMVDGIVSVDAETTVDDDDKLSAMRRGSDTHKGHNVPSAIDEVSTKGTEAEKMAECLRKSRIAKALSDTTIVYESHVRRFWDTARFEEKDNKIHAVVKKKDKNNKDIDVEVVIGVEDIRRVLDLQDSDNDPTIMSERLAKGLWCRLGFSSHINGKMFKRSFSSQYRYLMHCLVHSLSHRKGAYDEVSDYIMNIVVKNCLAGKDKYIMYPRFIMMILDDKVKDLPKDNDDIMAMGEVNKTTILRITKEKNAKTKRLICALKDKAYVAPENDRWRHDNSDSDNEDNKMSEMIEKKTRWWCIRDGKRKRTPKSTPVVVIKETAKGSSEEPQRKLIDEPVIEPREVVDKGVGLKETLESYFKKHEEAEQAQDQKNSSNEDSEETLSESELVKETVGKGKVQLKKRLLKKRKNSEDEDSPYNPEDSQKNRKKRKATRSGDIPRVVRAKKQNATSQIEKEGKKKQDTAETSPVVEIPKEVSLTEIPIETQTSYDDYVEVTGVKSAKQTSDHHDIPESSQRKTDYFNLDFDSLGGATGDFFQDMPESEADLFHDKKMKELEEKVKALEKEKEENEAVQVKLKEMIDELEKRHEDVMDAVLTKDEKLNEMKEDIKDHAELISVLTDEIAALNAKVKDLQNTNQTLNQLLNEMNEASSNEMNAMKLEMEAMRADKVMKDKQLEMLTAVIEAHLKVNIHEAFDQVDIIKANERRKERERQLAEEANLKKKGIAEEVEVVGGSSSQPEIEMVDAQDVTANDEEMVEAENVAVHEPEFIMVGESVEPIIPENVLRDVQIIQRKKKAKEVLLLEYSTDKFVLVGNAYRVPYSEEESAKLLRFHELKYQGKIARGEVEEESDSDFWEEEDEDDDKDDKADDKSDDDDKPDDDDDDQGTSGLLINDPSVQDKVNDLMNDEVNEQNDDAECEGSSSGNQSGNQVHQLTSTFISLSEHHQGEVDIIRTRAEMLEELGLEDGKFKFDIEDEIPESPIKNFEPQFPLEAEFYDNVTIETDSDSEEERIDFHYEGEDMAFPTFTELFEDMNAELLKRKIEERVASADMPEPVPREISAEERKKWFRSMPKERKPLRALQYFTHDKDLSWGDILSWGYLEDLNVYAIRREQGVQYFRCISDLATLPWWDVDELVVTKNIKQHYYGPEVKQRDQKLWNYIKYQATINYPDWKPQFPKRIVKYTAKGEKDVTLDVKPPKCLKSMPLRAIEQDFYDLFQAWLYNPSTAEAVISLYDKDTGEARKICILDPMWLVNCSKKDIDCLFVNKIIYDKKDKVIAQQYQSVVDVCFAKEINSGKNWKTSWRDLEVDEFLKVYKRSLRSKEIQRKAAERGRRNFGFVPPTDQTPIESEENKIPKWDRKRDGDPVYRNWWITEGRHKRRQMLAEREEKRKQKARDRRRNRRLLNMEIICLSVSVYDLLNSAQQS; translated from the exons ATGGATGACATATTCACAAACCCTTTTAGTGATATGTATGGTTTCACTGTAAGCTCAGGAGGATCAGGAAATCCAGAAAATGATGATTCTACATCAAACAATACCAacacaaatcaaatcaaagagAAAAGGAAGGAAGCATGGGAATCAGAAAGCGCGTTTGGAACCTTTAATCGTCCTCCAAAGTTAATGGCTATTGAAGATTATACAAGATGGGCAataaaatttgaagaatggctgATGGCGTTTGCTTTCCCCAGCTGGAAAAGCATGAAAAGTGGGTATGCTGCGGGTAAAAACAATGGTGAAGTATTGAGAAGCAATGAAGAAATTGATCTATTCGTTGCTGAACAGAAATGTGTAGCACTACTATTTCAATCTGTCAGGGAAGATATTATTTCACTAATCAGCTACACCAACGCCAAAGATTTGTGGGATAAACTGGGAAAGAAATGTCTGGGAAGTAAAGAAATCTTAAAGAACAAAACTAAACTactaaaaaaggaatttgatatGTTCAGTTGTTTCAAAAATGAGTCAGTCTGCAAGATGATCGAACGTTTTGGTCATCTTAAATTGGAACTTGCACGTCATGATATTAAATATCCTGATGAGGAGATAGTTGATAAACTGTTCGATTCTTTACCAGATGAAATGGACTGGAGGTACTAtgctttgatgttgaaaaacaccaTTCCGCCAGAAGAACTAAAACCAGATGTAGTGATTGAACGACTGGAAAGCCATGAGCTAGAATTGAAGAaaacgtacaaagtcaatcattcatatcaacaaAATCCAGAACTATACTATCCCAAAAGTTTGATGCCCAAAGCCTCATCACCGAAAACCGCATTTTCTGCCGAAAACATATCTCCAGctccaaaagaaaatcaaagcaactcaaacaaagaaagtcacaGTGGATATCATAGTGGGTCTACTTCTATTCCTACTGCCTCGACAAATCGTTCAGATTCAAAGTTCTCATGTAATATTGCTGTTGATCTGAAGAATGCACAAAACTTtgatgaagaatctgtgaagcaACAGATGGTGTTTCTAGCATCTGTGCTAGAATCATATGAGGGGCTGATTGCTGGAAAGATTGGGAATACTAatctgaccaaagaagactatgatcagatagatcccgagGAGATGGAGTTAATTGATATCCAATGGGCAATGGCGAGTGCA aaaggccacttcaaacgagAATGCAGAAATGCATATGTTGAAGAATCTGAGAATCCATTCAAGGATGACTACTACAAGAAAGCTATCTATCATCAGAATAAGTCCGAACCGCCAAGAATAAAGCAATCTGAAGACAACAAAGGAAAATCTAGAGCTTTGGcagtgatttacgatgatgaaggatatgattggagtAAGGAAATGTTACCTGAAGATGATGCTATTGGTTATGCTTTTATGGCGAGTCATAATGAACCAATTCAGTGGAAGGATAATCGTACAGAACAACAAAAGTACGAATatcgaaaaatggttgctgaagcAAAGATCATCCGACTCTCAGGTGTTTATGAGGAAGCAACACGTGCAAaccgatgggatccagatagagagtgTTATTTGGATGAATATGGTAACATTGCTGTCGACTACAAGAAGATAGACATTGAAGCCATTATCCAAGAATAtaaagaagaggatgagtactggcaacacaaatggtggggtaCACCAACATCGAAAATGATCGaggaagaaagagagaaagaaagaagagaaaagGAGAAGATAGAAGAACCTGTGAAAATTGACACCGGGATGATCAACACTGCACAGGAGATGACAGCTGAAAACTTGAGAGAAATGGCTGATAAAGTGCTTGCTGtcaaagcacttgaggtagactctactCCTAATTCTGAGTCAAAGAAACAGGTCAGTCAAACTAAGTCATCAACTGTGTCAGGTAACAAAAACAATTgcaatgctgattgcaaaagttGTAACAAACAATGCAACTTTTGTACAACTGTCACATACCTCAATGGGGAGAAAATCAAGAAACTGACCAATAATGTTAGAAAACTTGAAAGTCAAATTCTTGATTGTGACAAAGAGTCAAAAGAATCAGCTGATCAAATAAAAGAATTGAAAACTGAAAACCTGAAAATTAAAGCTGATCATGACAAAATTCTTCTTGAAAGCAGAAATGttgttgaaaaatttgaaaaattgaaaaatgtcgTTAAAGAGAGTGATGATAGAAATGGAAAAACAAGTAAGGAAAACGAGCATTTAAGAGCTGTTTTGATAATAAAAGaggaaacaatcaacaaacaactggatgagataGCAAAATTAAAACTGAAGGTTCAAGAAA TGGTTGATGGAATTGTTAGCGTTGATGCAGAAACCACTGTGGATGATGATGATAAactatctgcaatg AGACGAGGAAGTGACACTCACAAAGGACACAATGTTCCATCTGCAATTGATGAGGTCTCTACAAAAGGAACAGAAGCAGAAAAAATGGCTGAATGTTTAAGAAAAAGCAGAATTGCTAAGGCATTGTCTGATACAACAATAGTTTATGAATCTCATGTTAGAAGATTTTGGGACACTGCAAGGTTTGAAGAAAAGGATAATAAAATTCATGCAGTAGTCAAGAAGAAAGATAAAAACAACAAGGATATTGATGTGGAAGTAGTGATTGGAGTAGAGGATATTAGAAGGGTTCTTGATTTACAAGATTCTGACAATGATCCAACGATCATGTCAGAACGTCTTGCTAAAGGGCTATGGTGTAGATTGGGATTTTCTTCACACATCAACGGAAAAATGTTCAAAAGGAGTTTCTCGAGTCAATACAGATACTTAATGCATTGCTTGGTGCATTCCCTATCTCACAGAAAGGGAGCCTATGATGAGGTGTCTGACTACATAATGAACATTGTTGTAA aaaattgcTTAGCTGGGAAAGACAAATACATTATGTACCCAAGATTCATTATGATGATCTTGGATGACAAAGTTAAGGATTTGCCAAAGGATAATGATGATATTATGGCAATGGGTGAAGTGAATAAGACTACTATTCTGAGAATCACAAAGGAGAAGAATGCTAAAACAAAAAGGTTGATCTGTGCATTAAAGGATAAAGCATACGTAGCTCCTGAAAATGATAGATGGAGACATGATAATAGTGATTCAGACAATGAAGACAATAAGATGAGTGAAATGATTGAAAAGAAAACCAGATGGTGGTGTATCAGagatggaaagagaaagagaacACCAAAGTCGACCCCTGTGGTTGTAATTAAAGAAACAGCAAAGG GGTCTTCTGAAGAACCTCAAAGAAAGCTAATTGATGAACCTGTCATAGAACCGAGGGAGGTGGTTGATAAAGGTGTTGGTTTAAAAGAGACTTTGGAAAGCTATTTTAAAAAGCATGAAGAAGCTGAACAAGCACAAGATCAAAAGAACTCCAGTAATGAAGATTCTGAAGAGACTTTATCTGAATCTGAACTGGTCAAAGAGACAGTGGGAAAAGGAAAGGTACAACTGAAGAAAAGACtgttaaagaaaagaaagaattctgaagatgaagattcACCGTACAATCCTGAGGATTCCCAGAAAaacagaaagaaaagaaaagctactCGCAGCGGTGATATTCCAAGAGTAGTTAGAGCAAAGAAACAGAATGCTACCTCACAAATAGAGAAGGAAGGAAAGAAGAAACAGGACACTGCAGAAACTAGTCCTGTGGTTGAAATACCAAAAGAAGTTTCTTTAACAGAAATTCCAATAGAAACACAAACTTCTTATGATGATTATGTGGAGGTCACCGGAGTCAAATCTGCTAAACAAACATCTGATCATCATGATATTCCAGAATCATCACAAAGAAAGACAGATTATTTCAACTTAGATTTTGATAGCTTGGGTGGTGCTACTGGAGATTTCTTTCAAGATATGCCAGAGAGTGAAGCAGATCTATTTCATGATAAAAAGATGAAAGAATTGGAAGAAAAGGTTAAAGCCttggaaaaggaaaaggaagaaaACGAAGCTGTGCAAGTAAAGTTGAAAGAAATGATTGATGAGTTGGAGAAACGGCATGAAGATGTAATGGATGCAGTGCTTACAAAAGATGAGAAATTGAATGAAATGAAAGAAGATATAAAAGATCATGCAGAACTTATTAGCGTACTTACTGATGAAATTGCTGCATTGAACGCCAAAGTCAAAGACTTGCAGAATACCAATCAGACTTTGAATCAACTCTTAAATGAGATGAATGAAGCTTCGTCAAATGAAATGAATGCAATGAAGCTAGAGATGGAAGCTATGAGAGCAGATAAGGTGATGAAAGATAAGCAACTGGAAATGCTTACGGCTGTGATTGAAGCACATCTGAAGGTGAACATCCACGAAGCTTTTGATCAAGTTGACATTATCAAGGCAAATGAAAGAaggaaagaaagagaaagacagcTTGCTGAAGAAGCTAACCTGAAAAAGAAAGGCATAGCAGAAGAAGTTGAAGTTGTAGGTGGATCATCTTCTCAACCAGAAATTGAAATGGTGGATGCTCAAGATGTTACAGCAAATGATGAAGAAATGGTGGAAGCAGAAAATGTAGCAGTTCATGAACCAGAGTTTATTATGGTTGGTGAGTCTGTAGAGCCTATTATTCCGGAGAATGTTTTGAGAGACGTTCAAATCatacaaagaaagaaaaaggcTAAAGAAGTATTACTACTGGAGTACTCTACCGACAAGTTTGTGTTAGTCGGAAATGCCTATAGAGTGCCCTATAGTGAAGAAGAATCTGCCAAGCTGTTAAGATTTCATGAATTAAAGTATCAAGGGAAGATAGCCAGAGGAGAAGTGGAAGAAGAATCTGATAGTGATTTTtgggaagaagaagatgaagatgatgataaagatgataaagcaGACGATAAATCCGATGATGATGATAagcctgatgatgatgatgatgatcaaggcACATCGGGTTTGCTAATCAATGATCCATCTGTTCAAGATAAAGTAAATGACCTCATGAATGATGAAGTGAATGAACAGAATGATGATGCAGAGTGTGAAGGGTCATCTTCTGGAAACCAATCTGGTAATCAGGTACATCAACTCACATCTACTTTTatttctctttctgaacatcaTCAAGGAGAAGTAGATATTATCAGAACAAGAGCTGAAATGCTTGAGGAGTTGGGGTTAGAAGATGGGAAGTTTAAATTTGATATCGAAGATGAAATCCCAGAGTCTCCGATCAAAAACTTTGAACCACAATTTCCACTTGAAGCAGAATTTTATGATAATGTGACCATAGAGACTGATTCAGATTCGGAAGAAGAAAGAATAGATTTTCACTATGAAGGTGAAGACATGGCATTCCCTACATTCACAGAATTATTTGAAGACATGAATGCAGAATTATTgaaaagaaaaattgaagaaagagTTGCATCTGCTGATATGCCTGAACCAGTTCCAAGAGAGATTTCTGCTGAAGAGAGAAAGAAATGGTTCAGATCAATGCCAAAGGAAAGAAAGCCTCTTAGAGCCCTACAGTATTTTACTCATGATAAAGACTTATCTTGGGGTGATATTCTTTCTTGGGGGTATCTGGAAGACTTGAATGTTTATGCAATTCGAAGAGAGCAAGGTGTTCAATACTTCAGGTGCATTTCTGATCTTGCTACCTTACCTTGGTGGGACGTAGATGAATTGGTGGTTACAAAGAATATTAAACAACACTACTACGGTCCTGAAGTAAAACAGAGAGATCAGAAGCTGTGGAATTACATCAAGTATCAAGCAACGATCAATTATCCAGATTGGAAACCACAGTTTCCTAAAAGAATTGTGAAGTATACAGCTAAAGGTGAGAAGGACGTTACTCTTGATGTCAAACCGCCAAAGTGTTTGAAGAGCATGCCTTTAAGGGCTATTGAGCAGGATTTCTATGATTTATTTCAAGCATGGCTCTATAATCCTTCTACTGCTGAAGCTGTGATCTCTTTGTACGATAAAGACACTGGTGAAGCTAGGAAGATTTGTATTCTAGACCCGATGTGGCTGGTAAATTGCTCAAAGAAAGACATAGATTGCTTGTTTGTCAACAAGATAATCTATGACAAGAAAGACAAAGTCATTGCTCAACAATACCAGAGTGTAGTTGATGTCTGTTTTGCTAAAGAAATCAACTCTGGTAAGAACTGGAAAACTTCATGGAGAGATCTAGAGGTTGATGAGTTTCTGAAGGTGTACAAGAGAAGTTTAAGATCCAAGGAAATTCAGAGAAAAGCTGCTGAAAGAGGAAGACGAAATTTCGGATTTGTACCTCCTACTGATCAGACACCCATAGAGTCTGAAGAGAAcaagatccctaagtgggacaGAAAAAGAGATGGAGATCCAGTGTACAGAAATTGGTGGATAACGGAGGGAAGACATAAAAGAAGACAAATGTTAGCTGAACGAGAAGAAAAGAGAAAACAAAAGGCACGAGATAGAAGACGCAACAGGAG ACTGTTGAACATGGAAATCATATGTCTCTCTGTATCTGTATATGATTTGTTGAATTCCGCACAACAATCATAG